A single genomic interval of Drosophila virilis strain 15010-1051.87 chromosome 2, Dvir_AGI_RSII-ME, whole genome shotgun sequence harbors:
- the MTA1-like gene encoding metastasis-associated protein MTA3 isoform X1 → MATNMYRVGDYVYVETTPNSPFLIRRIEELNKNQTGNVEAKVMCFYRRRDLPNPLVQLADKHQLATAEDSPLATKLKKTWLRTPVGEEQAAQAVLDPSIAALEEERTSPTQASAGATTGNSSNNNNTNNNNNNNNNNNNSAASGAAVTAAGGDAEKSEALTTKQRYQIKHRELFLSRQVESIPATQIRGKCSVTLLNETESLQSYLNKDDTFFYCLVFDPNQKTLLADKGEIRVGSRYQCDIPAKLKDTATDERKLEELESLVWTPEHSLTDRKIDQFLVVSRSIGTFARALDCSSSVKQPSLHMSAAAASRDITLFHAMNILHKHDYSIDEAMSSLVPSTGPVLCRDEIEDWSASEANLFEEALDKYGKDFNDIRQDFLPWKTLKQIIEYYYMWKTTDRYVQQKRVKAVEAELKLKQVYIPQYNSNGKGNGASVKASSGGAGGIYNGTTNGGADLSNNGKPCESCGTTKSSHWNSFSNGHLPCRLCQSCWDYWRKYGSMKSAHKGDANDGEAKKKAAIAATPAAALAATGATTVVDLNEDEKVSDLSNRQLHRCSIVNCGKEFKLKTHLARHYAQAHGIAISSGSPRPIMKTRTAFYLHTNPMTRVARIVCRNIVKPKKAARQSAYAINALLVKQEFTNRINGKSQADIKKMLLLKPKERGSVTKIANRLGAPGSGPHEWLVLTPKDKMPQPIVVSFPKPPKAPDGSLLYERVPNKTPDVVAVPVAADKELTIIPAQATSTIRKRAHEEQQLNGTEVTIVPSGPPAKRPNKDPMPSHCPSPEQFAAMMAAAGQPLSRHQLNGKQKIAQMARGGNGRKQVISWMDAPDDVYFRATDVHKKTRKILSAVDLRRAARKPWRSLPIKSMAPEPSSKPIESQIVILD, encoded by the exons TGGCCACCGCCGAGGACTCACCGCTGGCAACAAAACTGAAGAAAACCTGGCTTAGAACTCCGGTGGGCGAGGAGCAGGCGGCGCAAGCTGTGCTCGATCCCTCAATAG CTGCACTCGAAGAGGAACGCACCAGTCCGACGCAAGCGTCCGCCGGCGCCACCACCGGCAATtccagcaacaataacaataccaacaataataataataataacaacaacaacaacaacagcgctgCGAGCggtgctgctgttactgctgctggtGGCGATGCAGAGAAGAGCGAAGCGCTAACCACCAAACAGCGATACCAGATCAAGCATCGGGAACTGTTTCTATCACGACAAGTTGAGTCGATACCCGCCACACAAATCCGAGGGAAGTGCTCCGTGACGCTGCTCAACGAAACGGAGTCACTGCAAAGCTATCTCAATAAAGAT GACACATTCTTTTACTGTCTGGTCTTCGATCCGAATCAAAAAACGTTGCTTGCCGACAAGGGCGAAATACGTGTCGGCAGTCGCTATCAGTGTGATATACCCGCCAAGCTAAAAGATACCGCCACAGATGAACGTAAGCTGGAGGAGCTGGAGTCGCTGGTATGGACGCCGGAGCATAGTTTGACCGATCGCAAAATCGATCAGTTTCTTGTCGTGTCGCGTTCCATTGGCACCTTTGCCCGCGCCCTCGACTGCAGCAGTTCTGTAAAGCAGCCCTCATTGCACATGTCCGCAGCGGCCGCCAGCCGAGACATAACACTG TTTCACGCCATGAACATTCTGCACAAACACGATTATTCAATTGATGAGGCCATGTCCTCGCTAGTTCCTTCCACTGGGCCAGTACTCTGTCGCGACGAAATCGAAGATTGGAGCGCATCGGAAGCTAATCTCTTTGAGGAAGCGCTAGATAAATATGGCAAAGACTTCAATGACATACGACAAGATTTT CTTCCTTGGAAAACGCTTAAGCAGATCATTGAATACTACTATATGTGGAAGACCACCGATCGCTATGTGCAGCAGAAGCGCGTAAAGGCCGTTGAGGCGGAACTCAAGCTCAAACAAGTCTATATTCCGCAATATAATAGCAATGGCAAAGGTAACGGTGCCAGCGTGAAGGCGAGCAGCGGCGGTGCTGGAGGCATCTATAATGGCACCACCAATGGCGGAGCCGACTTATCCAACAATGGTAAACCTTGCGAATCGTGCGGGACAACTAAATCATCACAC TGGAATTCGTTTAGTAATGGTCATCTACCATGTCGCCTGTGTCAGAGTTGTTGGGACTATTGGCGAAAGTACGGCAGTATGAAATCGGCGCATAAGGGCGATGCTAACGATGGTGAGGCTAAGAAAAAGGCTGCCATTGCAGCGACTCCAGCTGCAGCGCTAGCTGCCACAGGCGCCACAACAGTAGTCGATCTTAACGAAGATGAAAAAGTTAGTGATCTTAGCAATCGTCAATTGCACAG GTGTTCCATTGTCAACTGCGGGAAAGAGTTTAAGCTGAAGACCCACCTGGCCCGGCATTACGCGCAAGCGCATGGCATTGCCATCAGTTCGGGTTCGCCGCGGCCCATTATGAAGACGCGCACTGCCTTCTATTTGCACACGAATCCCATGACGCGTGTGGCACGCATTGTTTGTCGAAACATTGTGAAACCCAAGAAAGCGGCGCGACAGAGTGCATACGCAATCAATGCGCTGTTGGTCAAGCAAGAAT TTACAAATCGTATTAACGGCAAATCACAGGCGGATATCAAAAAGATGCTTTTGCTCAAACCTAAGGAACGTGGCAGTGTCACAAAAATTGCCAATCGTTTGGGCGCACCTGGCAGCGGTCCACATGAATGGCTGGTGCTGACGCCCAAAGATAAAATGCCACAGCCCATTGTTGTTTCATTCCCCAAGCCGCCCAAAGCGCCAGACGGCAGTTTACTCTACGAGCGTGTGCCCAATAAAACGCCCGATGTGGTCGCCGTCCCAGTTGCGGCTGACAAAGAACTAACTATAATTCCAGCGCAAGCAACGTCTACGATACGCAAGCGTGCGCACGAGGAACAGCAACTCAATGGCACCGAAG TGACTATTGTGCCCAGTGGACCGCCTGCCAAACGCCCTAATAAGGATCCTATGCCCTCGCATTGCCCCAGTCCGGAGCAGTTTGCCGCGATGATGGCGGCAGCGGGTCAACCACTCTCCAGACATCAA CTCAATGGCAAGCAAAAGATTGCGCAAATGGCACGTGGCGGCAATGGACGCAAGCAGGTCATAAGTTGGATGGATGCACCGGACGATGTTTACTTTAGAGCGACAGATGTacacaa AAAAACACGAAAAATACTCTCAGCTGTGGATCTGCGTCGTGCGGCGCGCAAACCATGGCGCTCACTGCCTATCAAGTCAATGGCCCCCGAGCCGAGCAGCAAACCAATTGAATCACAAATCGTTATACTGGACTGA
- the MTA1-like gene encoding metastasis-associated protein MTA3 isoform X2 yields MATNMYRVGDYVYVETTPNSPFLIRRIEELNKNQTGNVEAKVMCFYRRRDLPNPLVQLADKHQPALEEERTSPTQASAGATTGNSSNNNNTNNNNNNNNNNNNSAASGAAVTAAGGDAEKSEALTTKQRYQIKHRELFLSRQVESIPATQIRGKCSVTLLNETESLQSYLNKDDTFFYCLVFDPNQKTLLADKGEIRVGSRYQCDIPAKLKDTATDERKLEELESLVWTPEHSLTDRKIDQFLVVSRSIGTFARALDCSSSVKQPSLHMSAAAASRDITLFHAMNILHKHDYSIDEAMSSLVPSTGPVLCRDEIEDWSASEANLFEEALDKYGKDFNDIRQDFLPWKTLKQIIEYYYMWKTTDRYVQQKRVKAVEAELKLKQVYIPQYNSNGKGNGASVKASSGGAGGIYNGTTNGGADLSNNGKPCESCGTTKSSHWNSFSNGHLPCRLCQSCWDYWRKYGSMKSAHKGDANDGEAKKKAAIAATPAAALAATGATTVVDLNEDEKVSDLSNRQLHRCSIVNCGKEFKLKTHLARHYAQAHGIAISSGSPRPIMKTRTAFYLHTNPMTRVARIVCRNIVKPKKAARQSAYAINALLVKQEFTNRINGKSQADIKKMLLLKPKERGSVTKIANRLGAPGSGPHEWLVLTPKDKMPQPIVVSFPKPPKAPDGSLLYERVPNKTPDVVAVPVAADKELTIIPAQATSTIRKRAHEEQQLNGTEVTIVPSGPPAKRPNKDPMPSHCPSPEQFAAMMAAAGQPLSRHQLNGKQKIAQMARGGNGRKQVISWMDAPDDVYFRATDVHKKTRKILSAVDLRRAARKPWRSLPIKSMAPEPSSKPIESQIVILD; encoded by the exons CTGCACTCGAAGAGGAACGCACCAGTCCGACGCAAGCGTCCGCCGGCGCCACCACCGGCAATtccagcaacaataacaataccaacaataataataataataacaacaacaacaacaacagcgctgCGAGCggtgctgctgttactgctgctggtGGCGATGCAGAGAAGAGCGAAGCGCTAACCACCAAACAGCGATACCAGATCAAGCATCGGGAACTGTTTCTATCACGACAAGTTGAGTCGATACCCGCCACACAAATCCGAGGGAAGTGCTCCGTGACGCTGCTCAACGAAACGGAGTCACTGCAAAGCTATCTCAATAAAGAT GACACATTCTTTTACTGTCTGGTCTTCGATCCGAATCAAAAAACGTTGCTTGCCGACAAGGGCGAAATACGTGTCGGCAGTCGCTATCAGTGTGATATACCCGCCAAGCTAAAAGATACCGCCACAGATGAACGTAAGCTGGAGGAGCTGGAGTCGCTGGTATGGACGCCGGAGCATAGTTTGACCGATCGCAAAATCGATCAGTTTCTTGTCGTGTCGCGTTCCATTGGCACCTTTGCCCGCGCCCTCGACTGCAGCAGTTCTGTAAAGCAGCCCTCATTGCACATGTCCGCAGCGGCCGCCAGCCGAGACATAACACTG TTTCACGCCATGAACATTCTGCACAAACACGATTATTCAATTGATGAGGCCATGTCCTCGCTAGTTCCTTCCACTGGGCCAGTACTCTGTCGCGACGAAATCGAAGATTGGAGCGCATCGGAAGCTAATCTCTTTGAGGAAGCGCTAGATAAATATGGCAAAGACTTCAATGACATACGACAAGATTTT CTTCCTTGGAAAACGCTTAAGCAGATCATTGAATACTACTATATGTGGAAGACCACCGATCGCTATGTGCAGCAGAAGCGCGTAAAGGCCGTTGAGGCGGAACTCAAGCTCAAACAAGTCTATATTCCGCAATATAATAGCAATGGCAAAGGTAACGGTGCCAGCGTGAAGGCGAGCAGCGGCGGTGCTGGAGGCATCTATAATGGCACCACCAATGGCGGAGCCGACTTATCCAACAATGGTAAACCTTGCGAATCGTGCGGGACAACTAAATCATCACAC TGGAATTCGTTTAGTAATGGTCATCTACCATGTCGCCTGTGTCAGAGTTGTTGGGACTATTGGCGAAAGTACGGCAGTATGAAATCGGCGCATAAGGGCGATGCTAACGATGGTGAGGCTAAGAAAAAGGCTGCCATTGCAGCGACTCCAGCTGCAGCGCTAGCTGCCACAGGCGCCACAACAGTAGTCGATCTTAACGAAGATGAAAAAGTTAGTGATCTTAGCAATCGTCAATTGCACAG GTGTTCCATTGTCAACTGCGGGAAAGAGTTTAAGCTGAAGACCCACCTGGCCCGGCATTACGCGCAAGCGCATGGCATTGCCATCAGTTCGGGTTCGCCGCGGCCCATTATGAAGACGCGCACTGCCTTCTATTTGCACACGAATCCCATGACGCGTGTGGCACGCATTGTTTGTCGAAACATTGTGAAACCCAAGAAAGCGGCGCGACAGAGTGCATACGCAATCAATGCGCTGTTGGTCAAGCAAGAAT TTACAAATCGTATTAACGGCAAATCACAGGCGGATATCAAAAAGATGCTTTTGCTCAAACCTAAGGAACGTGGCAGTGTCACAAAAATTGCCAATCGTTTGGGCGCACCTGGCAGCGGTCCACATGAATGGCTGGTGCTGACGCCCAAAGATAAAATGCCACAGCCCATTGTTGTTTCATTCCCCAAGCCGCCCAAAGCGCCAGACGGCAGTTTACTCTACGAGCGTGTGCCCAATAAAACGCCCGATGTGGTCGCCGTCCCAGTTGCGGCTGACAAAGAACTAACTATAATTCCAGCGCAAGCAACGTCTACGATACGCAAGCGTGCGCACGAGGAACAGCAACTCAATGGCACCGAAG TGACTATTGTGCCCAGTGGACCGCCTGCCAAACGCCCTAATAAGGATCCTATGCCCTCGCATTGCCCCAGTCCGGAGCAGTTTGCCGCGATGATGGCGGCAGCGGGTCAACCACTCTCCAGACATCAA CTCAATGGCAAGCAAAAGATTGCGCAAATGGCACGTGGCGGCAATGGACGCAAGCAGGTCATAAGTTGGATGGATGCACCGGACGATGTTTACTTTAGAGCGACAGATGTacacaa AAAAACACGAAAAATACTCTCAGCTGTGGATCTGCGTCGTGCGGCGCGCAAACCATGGCGCTCACTGCCTATCAAGTCAATGGCCCCCGAGCCGAGCAGCAAACCAATTGAATCACAAATCGTTATACTGGACTGA
- the LOC6632543 gene encoding 3-oxoacyl-[acyl-carrier-protein] synthase, mitochondrial: MRLLSQIRNASTQAARRRVVITGSGAVTPLGNNVDDSWQRLLAGDSAIARLGADFKGLPCQVAAQIARERLEIDKHLSKSDIKLMSPATQLAIIAADEALAAAKLKPSELNGEQRERFGVCVGMGMFDLAEVYGAFQQLQRGYNRVSPYFIPRLLPNMACGHISMRHGLQGPNHSVSTACATGAHAIGDALRFIRHGDADIMLAGSGEACIDPLSIAGFCRLRALSTAFNDNPAVASRPFDKARDGFVMGEGAAMLLLEELEHARARGAPILAELLGYGLSGDAHHITSPSEDGTGATLAMKRAIADAGIAPQDISYVNAHATSTPTGDRIEAHAIGRVFGDHVAKVFVSSTKGAHGHLLGSSGNLEALFVVHACAENQLPPSINIDQLDVDVNVVTKACKWSDDQSRRIALKNSFGFGGTNASLCIASYTGE, from the coding sequence ATGCGTTTGTTATCACAAATACGCAACGCATCAACACAGGCTGCGCGCCGACGCGTAGTTATTACAGGTAGCGGCGCCGTCACACCACTGGGCAATAATGTGGACGACTCGTGGCAACGTTTGCTGGCGGGAGATTCGGCTATTGCTAGACTGGGCGCGGACTTCAAAGGGCTGCCTTGTCAGGTGGCGGCACAAATAGCGAGGGAACGCCTCGAGATAGACAAGCATTTGAGCAAAAGTGATATAAAGCTCATGAGTCCTGCAACACAGTTAGCAATTATTGCAGCGGATGAGGCGCTGGCCGCAGCAAAGTTGAAGCCCAGCGAGTTGAATGGCGAGCAGCGGGAACGTTTTGGCGTGTGCGTGGGCATGGGCATGTTCGATCTGGCGGAGGTCTATGGCGCTtttcagcagctgcagcgtggTTACAATCGTGTCAGTCCCTACTTTATTCCCCGGCTGCTGCCCAACATGGCCTGTGGACACATTAGCATGCGTCATGGCTTGCAGGGACCCAACCATTCCGTCTCAACAGCGTGCGCAACCGGCGCCCATGCCATCGGGGATGCTCTGCGTTTTATACGTCACGGCGATGCTGACATTATGCTGGCAGGCAGTGGAGAGGCGTGTATAGACCCCCTATCGATTGCCGGGTTTTGTAGGTTACGCGCCCTCAGCACTGCGTTCAATGATAACCCGGCGGTGGCCTCGCGACCTTTTGATAAAGCTCGTGACGGATTTGTGATGGGTGAGGGCGCCGCAATGCTGCTTCTTGAAGAGCTGGAGCATGCGCGCGCCCGTGGAGCACCCATATTGGCTGAGCTACTGGGCTATGGTCTGTCCGGGGATGCGCATCACATTACCTCACCGAGCGAGGATGGTACCGGTGCCACGTTGGCCATGAAACGCGCCATCGCCGATGCCGGCATCGCGCCCCAGGATATTAGCTATGTCAATGCGCATGCCACATCAACGCCCACCGGCGATCGCATCGAGGCGCATGCCATTGGGCGCGTATTTGGCGACCATGTAGCCAAGGTATTTGTGTCCTCCACCAAAGGCGCACATGGTCATCTGCTTGGTTCGTCGGGCAATCTGGAAGCGCTGTTTGTAGTGCACGCATGCGCAGAAAACCAATTGCCGCCCTCGATCAACATTGATCAACTGGATGTGGATGTGAATGTCGTGACAAAGGCGTGCAAATGGTCAGATGATCAGTCACGGCGCATTGCGCTAAAGAATTCCTTTGGATTTGGTGGCACCAACGCCTCGCTCTGCATTGCCAGTTACACTGGGGagtaa
- the LOC6632887 gene encoding methanethiol oxidase, translating to MYIRSARSKPADSKNMYIFKQMLIRVCSSALLFFDQQQRAKNRMSEKACCHGPGYATPLDAMRSGPREKLLYTVTIQPNLDEPHGDYLSTIDVDPDSPTYCQIIHRTFSNRKGNELHHSGWNACSSCYYVDKNAKSVPKRNRLILPSLNSDFIYVLDVATDPRKPEIIKTIDGDVLKSHNVTAPHTTHCLANGNIMISVMGDAQGYAKGDFILFDSDFNCVGTWTKGDRKALCGYDFWYQPYYDVMVSSEWGAPNKFRRGWKEEDLDDKTQYGFRLNFYKWSTQTLYQTVDLGLEGAAPLEVRFMHDPKRPDGYVGCGLNAKVFYFKKRTNSDEFDVKKVIDIPNKLVDTGSGTASEMGGMISDIIISLDDRFLYVNCWRHGDLRQYDITKPDEPKLISRVWLGGAICSDLPNVIVKEDKELTERPPPRYIKGRRLEGGPQMMQLSLDGKRLYVSSSLYSPWDKQFYPSMVSAGGHVCLIDIDVVNGGMTLNEDFFVDFGKEPYGPSLPHEMRYPGGDCTSDIWLANDS from the exons atgtatatacgaaGCGCTCGCTCAAAACCGGCCGATagcaaaaatatgtatatatttaagcaaatGCTCATTCGCGTGTGTTCCAGTGCTCTGCTGTTCTTTGATCAACAACAACGTGCGAAAAATAGAATGTCGGAAAAAG CTTGTTGCCATGGACCCGGTTACGCGACACCGCTGGACGCCATGAGAAGTGGACCCCGGGAGAAGCTGCTTTATACGGTGACAATTCAACCCAACTTGGATGAGCCGCATGGCGATTATCTGTCCACAATCGATGTGGACCCGGATAGTCCCACATATTGTCAG atTATTCATCGCACCTTTTCGAACCGAAAGGGCAACGAGTTGCACCATTCGGGCTGGAAtgcctgctccagctgctACTATGTGGACAAGAATGCAAAAAGTGTGCCAAAGAGAAATAGGCTGATATTGCCATCATTAAATTCCGATTTCATTTACGTTCTCGACGTGGCAACGGATCCACGCAAGCCCGAAATAATCAAGACCATCGACGGAGACGTATTAAAGAGCCACAATGTAACCGCACCACATACGACCCACTGCTTGGCCAATGGCAACATAATGATATCGGTAATGGGCGATGCCCAGGGCTATGCAAAGGGCGACTTTATTCTATTTGATTCCGATTTCAATTGTGTTGGCACCTGGACGAAAGGAGATCGTAAAGCGCTGTGCGGCTATGATTTCTGGTATCAGCCCTATTATGATGTGATGGTATCATCCGAATGGGGAGCACCCAATAAGTTTCGACG TGGTTGGAAAGAGGAAGATTTGGATGACAAGACGCAGTATGGCTTCAGATTGAACTTTTACAAATGGTCCACGCAAACTCTATATCAAACTGTTGATCTGGGACTGGAGGGTGCTGCACCATTGGAGGTGCGTTTCATGCACGATCCAAAACGCCCGGATGGATATGTTGGATGTGGCTTAAATGCCAAGGTGTTCTATTTCAAGAAGAGAACCAACTCGGATGAGTTCGATGTGAAAAAAGTAATTGATATACCCAATAAGCTAGTGGACACTGGCAGTGGCACGGCCTCCGAAATGGGTGGCATGATTTCAGATATTATTATATCGTTGGATGATCGGTTCCTTTATGTCAACTGCTGGCGACATGGTGACCTAAGGCAATATGATATTACCAAACCAGACGAACCTAAGCTTATCTCTAGAGTCTGGCTAGGAGGCGCCATATGCAGCGATCTTCCCAATGTGATCGTAAAGGAGGACAAAGAATTGACT GAAAGGCCACCGCCACGCTACATTAAGGGTCGTCGCTTGGAAGGAGGACCTCAGATGATGCAGCTCTCTCTGGATGGCAAACGCTTATATGTATCCTCTTCTCTATATTCACCTTGGGATAAACAG TTCTATCCAAGCATGGTCTCTGCAGGGGGACATGTGTGCCTCATTGATATCGATGTGGTCAACGGTGGCATGACCCTAAATGAGGATTTCTTTGTTGACTTTGGAAAGGAGCCATATGGACCCAGTCTACCACATGAAATGCGCTACCCGGGTGGTGATTGCACCTCAGATATTTGGCTAGCCAATGATTCGTAA
- the LOC6632889 gene encoding methanethiol oxidase has protein sequence MYIFKQMLIRVCSSALLFFDQQQRAKNRMSEKACCHGPGYATPLDAMRSGPREKLLYTVTIQPNLDEPHGDYLSTIDVDPDSPTYCQIIHRTFSNRKGNELHHSGWNACSSCYYVDKNAKSVPKRNRLILPSLNSDFIYVLDVATDPRKPEIIKTIDGDVLKSHNVTAPHTTHCLANGNIMISVMGDAQGYAKGDFILFDSDFNCVGTWTKGDRKALCGYDFWYQPYYDVMVSSEWGAPNKFRRGWKEEDLDDKTQYGFRLNFYKWSTQTLYQTVDLGLEGAAPLEVRFMHDPKRPDGYVGCGLNAKVFYFKKRTNSDEFDVKKVIDIPNKLVDTGSGTASEMGGMISDIIISLDDRFLYVNCWRHGDLRQYDITKPDEPKLISRVWLGGAICSDLPNVIVKEDKELTERPPPRYIKGRRLEGGPQMMQLSLDGKRLYVSSSLYSPWDKQFYPSMVSAGGHVCLIDIDVVNGGMTLNEDFFVDFGKEPYGPSLPHEMRYPGGDCTSDIWLANDS, from the exons atgtatatatttaagcaaatGCTCATTCGCGTGTGTTCCAGTGCTCTGCTGTTCTTTGATCAACAACAACGTGCGAAAAATAGAATGTCGGAAAAAG CTTGTTGCCATGGACCCGGTTACGCGACACCGCTGGACGCCATGAGAAGTGGACCCCGGGAGAAGCTGCTTTATACGGTGACAATTCAACCCAACTTGGATGAGCCGCATGGCGATTATCTGTCCACAATCGATGTGGACCCGGATAGTCCCACATATTGTCAg atTATTCATCGCACCTTTTCGAACCGAAAGGGCAACGAGTTGCACCATTCGGGCTGGAAtgcctgctccagctgctACTATGTGGACAAGAATGCAAAAAGTGTGCCAAAGAGAAATAGGCTGATATTGCCATCATTAAATTCCGATTTCATTTACGTTCTCGACGTGGCAACGGATCCACGCAAGCCCGAAATAATCAAGACCATCGACGGAGACGTATTAAAGAGCCACAATGTAACCGCACCACATACGACCCACTGCTTGGCCAATGGCAACATAATGATATCGGTAATGGGCGATGCCCAGGGCTATGCAAAGGGCGACTTTATTCTATTTGATTCCGATTTCAATTGTGTTGGCACCTGGACGAAAGGAGATCGTAAAGCGCTGTGCGGCTATGATTTCTGGTATCAGCCCTATTATGATGTGATGGTATCATCCGAATGGGGAGCACCCAATAAGTTTCGACG TGGTTGGAAAGAGGAAGATTTGGATGACAAGACGCAGTATGGCTTCAGATTGAACTTTTACAAATGGTCCACGCAAACTCTATATCAAACTGTTGATCTGGGACTGGAGGGTGCTGCACCATTGGAGGTGCGTTTCATGCACGATCCAAAACGCCCGGATGGATATGTTGGATGTGGCTTAAATGCCAAGGTGTTCTATTTCAAGAAGAGAACCAACTCGGATGAGTTCGATGTGAAAAAAGTAATTGATATACCCAATAAGCTAGTGGACACTGGCAGTGGCACGGCCTCCGAAATGGGTGGCATGATTTCAGATATTATTATATCGTTGGATGATCGGTTCCTTTATGTCAACTGCTGGCGACATGGTGACCTAAGGCAATATGATATTACCAAACCAGACGAACCTAAGCTTATCTCTAGAGTCTGGCTAGGAGGCGCCATATGCAGCGATCTTCCCAATGTGATCGTAAAGGAGGACAAAGAATTGACT GAAAGGCCACCGCCACGCTACATTAAGGGTCGTCGCTTGGAAGGAGGACCTCAGATGATGCAGCTCTCTCTGGATGGCAAACGCTTATATGTATCCTCTTCTCTATATTCACCTTGGGATAAACAG TTCTATCCAAGCATGGTCTCTGCAGGGGGACATGTGTGCCTCATTGATATCGATGTGGTCAACGGTGGCATGACCCTAAATGAGGATTTCTTTGTTGACTTTGGAAAGGAGCCATATGGACCCAGTCTACCACATGAAATGCGCTACCCGGGTGGTGATTGCACCTCAGATATTTGGCTAGCCAATGATTCGTAA
- the LOC6632890 gene encoding uncharacterized protein: MVSPSKLFGPPINRLHCGHILHSLPDQSCTEALFWNLYRNHVSSAKYYLPVLLFPLIFNWRRQTKRRLWATVKNYLETTHFVSAINAFTIYLLCIFRRLNGRYIYLYTPFIPCYLASQLTWWAPPKVLQFYVTGVTHAAMEAVLRQLDVSLVHSRPAQTLIFMLCSLVVLRQQQAHGYSGFWFIKPARMPLDYNEWSAERRLKQALMELRTYLGIGLGLDVLNAVLRMELKKLNFKSTGFMLGYMALYKLVQCVLAGRLELRYTNLLAAFLSGGSLVLFNRKPLSFMCLAVVTAIQVLWQQLCSVDAKHNRLLADVQRIPWAKLLIPPNLAYLLHSMIFQRHVVNGLAKSFINSTCDKNVQRVYSFLNLPVETIMNTVYELPVTSFLF; encoded by the exons ATGGTTTCACCCAGCAAGTTATTCGGGCCTCCAATCAATCGCTTGCATTGTGGACACATTTTGCATAGCCTGCCGGATCAGAGCTGCACGGAGGCCCTGTTCTGGAACCTGTATCGCAATCATGTGTCCAGTGCCAAATATTACTTGCCAGTCTTGTTG TTTCcattaattttcaattggcGCCGGCAAACTAAACGTCGTCTGTGGGCTACAGTGAAAAACTATTTGGAAACGACGCATTTCGTCTCGGCCATAAACGCCTTCACAATCTACTTGTTATGCATCTTTCGGCGACTAAACGGACGTTACATTTACCTATACACACCGTTTATACCCTGCTATCTGGCCTCGCAGCTCACCTGGTGGGCGCCACCCAAAGTGCTGCAGTTCTATGTGACGGGCGTCACGCATGCG GCTATGGAGGCCGTACTACGTCAGCTGGATGTCAGCCTGGTGCACTCTCGGCCGGCTCAGACTCTGATATTCATGCTGTGCTCGCTTGTCGTACTGCGGCAGCAACAGGCACATGGTTATTCTGGTTTCTGGTTCATCAAGCCAGCCCGGATGCCGCTGGACTACAACGAGTGGTCCGCTGAGCGGCGTCTTAAGCAGGCTCTCATGGAATTACGCACCTATCTTGGCATTGGTTTGGGCTTAGATGTGCTCAATGCCGTACTGCGTATGGAACTTAAGAAGCTCAACTTCAAGTCTACCGGCTTTATGCTAGGTTATATGGCGTTATACAAA CTAGTACAATGTGTGCTGGCGGGCAGATTGGAGTTAAGGTACACCAATTTGCTGGCGGCGTTCCTAAGTGGCGGTTCCCTTGTCCTGTTCAATCGCAAACCCCTAAGCTTCATGTGCTTGGCCGTGGTCACAGCAATTCAAGTATTGTGGCAACAGCTGTGTTCAGTGGATGCCAAACACAATAGGCTGCTGGCTGATGTGCAGCGCATACCCTGGGCCAAACTGCTTATTCCACCCAACCTGGCATATTTGTTGCACAGCATGATCTTCCAGCGTCATGTTGTGAACGGTTTGGCCAAGTCATTTATAAACAGCACGTGCGATAAAAA CGTTCAACGTGTATATTCTTTCTTGAACCTGCCTGTTGAGACAATTATGAACACAGTTTATGAATTACCTGTCACCTCATTCTTATTTTAG